A section of the Hevea brasiliensis isolate MT/VB/25A 57/8 chromosome 17, ASM3005281v1, whole genome shotgun sequence genome encodes:
- the LOC110655619 gene encoding DEAD-box ATP-dependent RNA helicase 52C, translated as MAWTDMITESSRKPTRPTRPSYVPPPFRNTATTTSFGYPTESMHSGSFSGAVYGFVRSSTSQPGSSRRGGGRSRGRGRSGSQRWPSVNQNFNNQRLVDVSENFDELEITEDDGSNINTKENSAINFDAYEDIPVEVTGSHIPPPVNTFTEIDLGQGLNDNIQRCKYVKPTPVQKHAIPIAVAGRDLMACAQTGSGKTAAFCFPIICGVLRNRFQTAGSGRGRSRMAYPSALILSPTRELSCQIHEEAQKFAYNTGVKIVVAYGGAPIVQQFRNLEKGVDILVATPGRLVDMIERARVSLGMIKYLALDEADRMLDMGFEPQIRKIVQQMDMPPPGERQTMLFSATFPLEIQRLASDFLSDYIFLTVGRVGSSTDLIAQRVEFVQDMDKRSHLMDLLRARKADGTHGKRPLTLIFVETKRGADALEYWLSMNGFPAIAIHGDKVQMERERALKSFKSGMTPILVATDVASRGLDIPHVSHVINFDLPKDIDDYVHRIGRTGRAGKSGLATAFFSDKNIPLAKALVELMKEANQEVPLWLSQYAENLSYGGGGRTKRYGAGRFGSYDFRGAYGGADTSADSYASSSAYVDAVSASTGYTAATDDAGYSVPATAESHSVASHGYEFDHKSVIATGWD; from the exons ATGGCTTGGACTGATATGATCACGGAGTCTTCCCGGAAACCAACTCGCCCGACCCGACCTTCCTATGTCCCTCCACCCTTCAGAAACACCGCTACCACCACTTCATTTGGTTATCCCACTGAGTCGATGCACTCTGGGAGTTTTTCTGGGGCTGTGTATGGCTTCGTCCGCTCTTCAACCAGTCAACCCGGTTCGTCTCGTCGTGGTGGTGGTCGTTCACGTGGTCGTGGCCGTAGCGGTTCTCAACGGTGGCCCTctgtcaaccaaaattttaacaaccAGCGCCTAGTTGACGTAAGTGAAAATTTTGACGAGCTAGAGATCACAGAAGATGATGGTAGTAACATTAACACCAAAGAAAATAGTGCTATCAACTTTGATGCGTATGAGGATATTCCAGTCGAAGTCACTGGCTCCCACATACCTCCACCGGTGAATACCTTCACTGAAATTGATTTGGGACAAGGTTTGAATGATAATATTCAGAGGTGCAAGTATGTGAAACCAACTCCGGTTCAGAAGCACGCCATACCCATTGCGGTTGCTGGGAGGGACTTGATGGCTTGTGCACAGACTGGGTCGGGGAAAACTGCTGCCTTCTGTTTTCCCATTATTTGTGGGGTTTTGAGGAACCGGTTTCAAACTGCTGGGTCGGGTCGTGGTAGGTCTAGAATGGCCTATCCCTCTGCACTCATTCTATCTCCTACCAGGGAGTTGTCTTGTCAG ATTCATGAGGAGGCGCAGAAGTTTGCTTATAACACTGGAGTGAAGATTGTGGTGGCATATGGGGGAGCACCCATAGTACAACAG TTTCGCAATTTGGAGAAGGGTGTTGACATCTTAGTTGCAACTCCTGGTCGCTTAGTTGATATGATTGAGAGAGCAAGAGTTTCTCTTGGGATGATAAAGTATTTGGCCCTAGATGAGGCTGATCGAATGTTGGATATGGGATTCGAACCTCAGATACGGAAGATTGTCCAGCAAATGGACATGCCTCCACCAGGTGAAAGGCAGACCATGCTTTTCAGTGCCACTTTTCCACTTGAGATACAG AGACTTGCATCTGATTTTCTCTCGGACTACATTTTTCTCACTGTGGGGAGAGTTGGTTCAAGCACTGATTTAATTGCACAAAGAGTTGAATTTGTTCAGGATATGGACAAAAGAAGCCACCTCATGGATCTTCTTCGAGCCCGTAAAGCAGATGGAACCCATGGCAAG CGGCCATTAACTCTGATTTTTGTGGAGACAAAGAGAGGTGCAGATGCCTTAGAGTATTGGTTGTCCATGAATGGTTTTCCAGCAATAGCAATACATGGTGACAAAGTGCAAATG GAGAGAGAACGAGCTCTGAAATCCTTTAAGAGCGGTATGACTCCAATTTTGGTGGCAACTGATGTTGCATCACGAGGCTTGGACATTCCTCACGTGTCTCATGTCATCAATTTTGATCTGCCAAAAGATATAGATGATTATGTTCACAGGATAGGCCGAACAGGGCGTGCTGGTAAATCTGGACTGGCAACTGCATTTTTCAGTGACAAGAACATCCCACTTGCAAAGGCACTTGTTGAACTAATGAAGGAAGCAAATCAGGAGGTTCCTTTGTGGCTTAGCCAGTACGCTGAAAATTTATCTTATGGAGGTGGTGGCCGAACCAAACGATATGGTGCTGGCAGGTTTGGCAGCTATGACTTCCGTGGTGCCTATGGTGGTGCTGATACCAGTGCAGATTCGTATGCTTCTTCCAGTGCATATGTCGATGCTGTTTCAGCCAGTACAGGTTATACTGCAGCCACAGATGATGCTGGTTACAGTGTTCCTGCCACTGCTGAATCTCATTCCGTGGCATCACATGGATATGAATTTGATCACAAATCAGTTATTGCTACTGGATGGGATTAG
- the LOC110655667 gene encoding uncharacterized protein At2g34160, with product MEEITEGVNNINLTGDLHKKNRIQVSNTKKPLFFYVNLAKRYMQQHNEVELSALGMAIATVVTVAEILKNNGLAVEKKIMTSTVDMRDESRGRPVQKAKIEILLGKTENFDELMAAAAEERDIVDGEEHS from the exons atggaagagATTACAGAGGGAGTTAACAACATCAACTTGACTGGCGATTTACACAAGAAAAATCGTATTCAAGTCTCCAACACCAAGAAGCCTTTGTTCTTCTATGTCAATCTCGCCAAG AGATACATGCAGCAGCACAACGAGGTGGAACTGTCTGCACTTGGAATGG CTATTGCTACAGTTGTCACTGTTGCAGAAATTCTGAAAAACAATGGATTGGCGGTTGAAAAGA AGATCATGACTTCAACAGTTGATATGAGAGATGAATCAAGAGGGCGACCTGTTCAAAAAGCCAAG ATTGAGATATTGCTGGGAAAGACTGAAAACTTTGATGAATTGATGGCTGCTGCTGCCGAAGAAAGGGACATTGTAGATGGCGAAGAGCATAGTTGA
- the LOC110655665 gene encoding adenine nucleotide transporter BT1, chloroplastic/mitochondrial: MDRNSLLVVRDRNQGVVFSSSGVKLQLLTQESSVRSDIFHARGVFASVNQVGKGFGISPNSLENATNTITPAASMQMKFVSMPEPVLPVERTPELVISEVLEVGNKGMVKATKKKKAAGFKWKVKVGNQALRRLISGGIAGAVSRTAVAPLETIRTHLMVGSCGHSTIEVFDNIMKNDGWKGLFRGNFVNVIRVAPSKAIELFAYDTVLKHLTPKPGEKQKLPAPASSIAGAVAGVSSTLCTYPLELLKTRLTVQRGVYKNLFDAFLKIVREEGPGELYRGLTPSLIGVVPYAAANYFAYDTLKKAYKKAFKKQEIENVMTLLIGSAAGAISSTATFPLEVARKHMQAGALNGRQYQNMLHALASILEKEGLAGLYRGLGPSCMKLVPAAGISFMCYEACKRILIAEEEDS; encoded by the exons ATGGATAGAAATAGTTTGCTAGTTGTTCGAGATAGAAACCAGGGTGTGGTGTTCTCTAGTTCTGGTGTTAAACTTCAACTATTGACTCAAGAGAGTAGTGTTAGGAGCGATATATTTCATGCCCGTGGTGTATTTGCTAGTGTCAATCAAGTAGGAAAGGGATTTGGGATCTCTCCAAATTCATTAGAAAATGCCACAAACACAATAACTCCAGCTGCTAGTATGCAGATGAAATTTGTTTCAATGCCTGAACCAGTTTTACCGGTGGAAAGGACTCCAGAGTTGGTTATAAGTGAGGTATTGGAAGTGGGAAATAAAGGAATGGTTAAGGCGACCAAGAAGAAGAAGGCGGCTGGATTTAAATGGAAAGTTAAGGTTGGAAATCAGGCACTGAGAAGGTTGATCAGTGGGGGAATTGCAGGTGCTGTATCCCGCACTGCTGTTGCTCCTTTGGAGACTATAAGGACTCATTTGATGGTGGGGAGTTGCGGGCATTCAACAATTGAGGTGTTTGATAACATCATGAAGAACGATGGTTGGAAGGGTTTGTTTAGGGGCAATTTTGTTAATGTCATCCGGGTTGCACCAAGCAAAGCTATTGAG TTATTTGCTTATGATACGGTACTGAAGCACTTGACACCCAAACCAGGGGAGAAGCAAAAACTCCCAGCTCCTGCATCATCAATAGCTGGTGCTGTTGCTGGAGTTAGCTCCACATTATGCACATACCCTCTTGAGTTACTCAAAACCCGACTGACTGTGCAG AGAGGAGTGTACAAGAATCTTTTTGATGCATTCTTAAAGATTGTACGGGAGGAAGGACCTGGTGAACTTTACAGGGGTCTCACCCCAAGTCTAATAGGAGTAGTCCCATATGCTGCTGCCAATTACTTTGCTTATGATACATTGAAGAAAGCTTACAAAAAGGCTTTCAAGAAGCAAGAAATTGAAAATGTCATGACTCTATTGATTGGATCAGCAGCTGGTGCAATCTCAAGTACCGCAACTTTCCCACTTGAGGTGGCTCGGAAGCACATGCAGGCTGGGGCTCTCAATGGTAGACAGTACCAGAACATGCTCCATGCTCTTGCAAGCATTCTTGAGAAAGAAGGGCTAGCAGGTCTGTACAGAGGTTTGGGCCCAAGCTGCATGAAGTTAGTACCTGCAGCAGGCATTTCTTTCATGTGCTATGAGGCATGCAAGAGGATATTGATTGCGGAAGAAGAAGATTCTTAA
- the LOC110655664 gene encoding ribosome biogenesis regulatory protein homolog — METEHQYEVDLGHLMAFDHHHHFPPVPSSREDMVEECVRKGTELVQAIAVSLFNLPSTEDIDGPLVKLPPPTMKLPREKHLPKPKPPTKWELFAKAKGIKKQKKDKVVWDEQTSTWKRRYGYDRVNDDEDIPIIEAKMTDEPGEDPFSKRKAEKKKRVKKQEKNQLQNLKQAAKADALPSHIQLAATALPITGTQAAPKKVAKDELGNVAGLAATATASGGKFDKKFPGEKPVKKQGKHRKFLPVVESSGMGRQEKEQTDKVLSKIISQNSHEILNIDKAVSKYTVKKEKNRKNQQGKSSTPSSKLKANGKPMKVKNKPNKKSVRGSKAGSSKKGGKAK, encoded by the exons ATGGAGACTGAACATCAGTACGAGGTCGACCTCGGGCATCTTATGGCTTTTGACCATCATCACCATTTCCCCCCTGTCCCTTCTTCCag GGAGGACATGGTGGAGGAATGTGTTAGAAAGGGCACAGAGCTGGTTCAAGCTATTGCTGTCAGTCTTTTCAATTTACCTTCAACTGAAGATATAGATGGTCCACTTGTCAAGTTGCCTCCCCCAACGATGAAATTGCCCAGAGAGAAGCAT TTGCCAAAGCCAAAACCTCCTACAAAATGGGAATTGTTTGCCAAAGCGAAAG GTATAAAGAAACAGAAGAAAGATAAGGTGGTTTGGGATGAACAAACCAGCACTTGGAAACGTCGTTACGGATATGATCGTGTTAATGACGATGAAGATATTCCCATCATTGAGGCCAAGATGACTGATG AGCCAGGGGAGGATCCATTTTCCAAGAGAAAAGCAGAGAAGAAGAAAAGAGTCAAAAAACAAGAGAAAAATCAGTTGCAGAACTTGAAACAAGCAGCAAAAGCCGATGCCTTGCCGAG CCACATTCAGCTAGCAGCCACAGCTTTGCCCATAACAGGAACCCAGGCTGCACCAAAAAAGGTTGCAAAAGATGAACTAGGAAATGTAGCTGGACTAGCTGCAACTGCAACTGCCAGTGGTGGGAAATTTGACAAGAAGTTTCCAGGAGAAAAGCCTGTTAAAAAGCAAGGAAAACATCGCAAG TTTCTACCAGTCGTGGAAAGTTCAGGGATGGGCAGGCAGGAGAAGGAGCAAACCGACAAAGTTCTAAGCAAAATAATCTCACAGAATTCACACGAGATACTTAACATTGATAAG GCTGTTTCAAAGTATACTGTGAAGAAAGAGAAGAATCGAAAGAATCAGCAGGGGAAGTCTTCTACACCCTCAAGCAAGTTAAAAGCAAATGGGAAACCTATGAAAGTAAAGAACAAGCCTAATAAGAAGTCTGTAAGGGGGAGCAAGGCCGGCTCATCAAAGAAGGGAGGAAAGGCAAAATGA